The Synechococcus sp. HK05 DNA segment GATCCGGCAAAGGCGTGAGGCTGGACCCCAGCCGCCAAAAGGCCTGGGCCGCCAACAGCAGGCCCACCACAAACAGCAAGGCGCCAGCCAAAGCCACCGGCAGCGGCCAGGCGTACCCCCAGCTGCCCGGCGCCGGCCAGGGGGGTAACAGATGGGCCGCGATCAGCAGCATCTGCGCGAGCAGCCACCATTCGCCGTGGCGGTTGTCAAACCAACCGCCCCAGCTGAATTGCCAGCCTTTAAGTGGGGATTTCGGCGAGGGGGTCGAGGTCGGGTCCATCGCTCTTGCCAGCCAACACCAGTCTGAGCAGCACCGGCGCCAGGAAGGTGGTGCCGATCACCATCAACAAAATGGCGGCCTCAAGAGCAGGGCTGAGCAGCTTCGCCTGGGTGCCAAGGCCCAGGAAGATCAAGCCCACTTCGCCGCGGGGCATCATCCCTAAGCCCACCACCAGGCGCTGGGTGGGTTGGTTGGAGAGGAAGCACCAGCCCGCCACCACCTTGCCGGCGATGGCCACCACCAGCAGGAAGGCGGCCACCACCAAGCCTGGGCGGTTGGCGGGATCGAGGGGGTTGAGCACCGAGAGATCCATGCCGGTGCCGATCAACACAAAGAAAATCGTGGCGAACAGCGCCACCACAGGCTTCACCGCGGCTTCGATCGCGTGGCTGTGGTTCGACTTGCTCAGGATCAAGCCGGCCGCAAACGCGCCCAGCGCCGCCTCAAGACCGATGGCGGTGGCGGCGAAGCAGCAGAGGGTGAGCACCACGAAGGAGGCAACCACCACATCACCGGGGGCCTTGAGCCGATCAATCACCCAATCGAAGCCAGGCGCCGCAGTGCGACTCAGGCCGATGGCCGCCACCACAAACACCACCGCGGCGGCCACCAGCTTGAGGATCGGGCCGACCTCCAGGCTGCCGCCACCGGCGAGGCTCACCACCACCGCGAGGATCACGATGCCGAGGATGTCGTCGAGCACGGCGGCGCCAATCACAATTTGGCCCTCGCGCGAGCGCAGCATCTTCAGCTCGCCAAACACGCTGGCGGTGATGCCGATGCTCGTGGCCGTCATCGAGGCCCCGGCAAACACCGCCGGGATCACCTCCACGTGAAACAGGCCCATCAGGCCAGCGGTGCCCAGGGCGAAGGGCAGCACCACCCCTGCCACAGCCACCGTGGTGGCCTGGGTACCCACCGCCACCAGCTCATCGAGATCACTCTCAAGCCCTGTGAGGAAGAGCAGCGCAAACAGTCCGAGGGTGGCCACGGTCTGCAGCGAGGGGAAGGTTTCGGCGTAGAGGTGCGTGACCACATCCGGCGGCACATCCGCCAGCGAGCCCACCAGCTGCAACAGGCCCTGGCTCACAGCGGCCTGGGTTTCCGGCGGAACGATCAGATGCAGGCCGGAGGCACCAATGATCACACCAGCGACCAGCTCCCCAAGGATCGTGGGCAGCTGCCAGCGCACGAGCAGCTCAGCCAGCAACCTGGCGGCCACAAAAATCACCAGGAAGCGGCCAACCCCGATCAGGGTTTCAGCCACCTCGAGCTGGTGCGCTCCGATCTCCGGCATCAACGACGTGGGCAATTCCGCACGAGAGTCTCGCCCTGCCGGGCTACGCCCTGTGACAACGGCTACGTTCCGCGAAGAGCCTGAGGGTGCCTCCCCATGACCCTGAGCCCAGCCAACACAGCGGCTGCCATCTCCAACGAGCAGCTTGAGCGGATCGATGCCTGGTGGCGCGCCGCCAACTATCTGGCGGTGGGGATGATCTACCTCCAGGACAACCCGCTGCTCAGCGAGCCGCTGCGGCCCGAACACATCAAGAACCGCCTTCTGGGCCACTGGGGCTCAAGCCCGGGCCAGGCCTTCATCTGGGCCCACGCCAACCGGCTGATCCGCGAGCACAACCTCGACATGATCTATTTGTCGGGGCCAGGGCACGGGGCACCGGGGGTGCTCGGACCCACCTATCTCGATGGCTCCTACTCGGAGATCTACCCCGACAAATCGCAGGATGCGACTGGGCTCCAGCGGTTTTTCAAGCAGTTTTCCTTCCCCGGCCACATCGGCAGCCACTGCACCCCGGAAACCCCCGGCTCCATCCATGAGGGAGGCGAACTGGGTTACGTGCTCTCGCACGCCTGCGGCGCCGTGTTCGACAACCCCGATCTGATCGCCCTGGCCTGCGTGGGCGATGGCGAAGCGGAAACCGGCCCGCTGGCCACCAGCTGGCACATCAACAAGTTCCTCAACCCGATCAGCGATGGCGCCGTGCTGCCGGTGCTGCACCTGAACGGCTACAAGATCGCCAACCCCACCCTGCTGGCGCGGATCCCGCGGGAGGAGCTGGCCAGTTTGCTGCGGGGCTACGGCTGGGAGCCCCTGTTTGTGGAGGGGAGTGAGCCGATGGCGATGCACGCCGCCATGGCCTCCGCCATGGACCACGCCATCGGCCGCATCCAAGCCATTCAGACCGAAGCACGCCGCAGCGGCGAAGCCCAACGGCCCCACTGGCCGATGCTCGTGTTGCGCTCCCCCAAAGGCTGGACCGGTCCTGCCGCCCTGGGCGACAAGAAGCTGGAGGGGTTCTGGCGGGCCCACCAGGTGCCCCTGCCCAACCCCCGCCACGACAGCGCCCAGCTGCAGCAGCTGGAGGGCTGGCTGAAGAGCTACCGGCCCTGGGAGCTGTTCGATGAAGAGGGCAGGCTCAAGCCCGAGCTCCAGGCCCTCTCACCGCAGGGCAACCGCCGGATGGGCTCCAATCCCCATGCCAATGGCGGTCTGTTGCGGCGCAAGCTGCAGCTGCCTGCCATCGCCAACTACGCCGTGGCGGTGCCCAAGCCGGGCAGCGTGCAGCACGAGAACACGGCGGTGCTCGGCGAACTCCTGCGGGATGCGATTGGCCTGAACCCCGATTCACTGCGGGTGTTCGGCCCGGATGAAACCGCCTCCAACCGCCTGCAGGCGATCTACGAGCAAAGCAAAAAGGTGTGGATGGAGGACTTCCTGCCGGAAGACCTCAACGGCAGCGAGCTCTCCCGCAGCGGCCGCGTGGTGGAAATGCTCAGCGAGCACACACTGGTGGGAATGATGGAGGGTTATCTGCTCACCGGCCGTTACGGCTTCTTCCACACCTACGAGGCCTTCGCCCATGTGATCGCCTCGATGTTCAACCAGCACGCCAAGTGGTTGGAGAGCTGCCTGCATCACGCCCCCTGGCGCGCGCCGATCGCCCCCTGGACGTGTCTGATCTCCTCCACCGTGTGGCGGCAAGACCACAACGGCTTCACCCACCAGGATCCCGGCTTCATCGATCTGGCGGGCAACAAGAGCGGCGATGTGGTGCGGGTCTACCTCCCCGCCGATGCAAATGCACTGCTGGCGGTGGCTGAAGAGGCGCTGGTGGAGCCAAATGTGTGCAACATCATCGTGAGCGATAAGCAGAAGCACCTGCAGTACCTCACCCTGGAGCAGGCCCGTGCCCATGTGGCCAAGGGGATCGGCCTGTGGAGCTGGGCAAGCAACGACCACAACGGCCATGAGCCCGATGAACCCGATGTGGTGATGGCCTGCGCCGGAGACATCCCCACCAAGGAAACGTTGGCGGCGGTGCAAATCCTGCGACGCGAGATCCCAAGCCTGAAGGTGCGCGTGCTGAATGTGGTGAAACTCTTCGCCCTCACCCAGCCCAGCGAGCACCCCCACGGCCTCAGTGATCGTGATTTCGACACACTGTTCACCACCGACCGACCGGTGATCTTCAACTTCCACGGTTACCCGTGGCTGATCCACCGCCTCACCTACCGCCGCACCAACCACGGCAACTTCCACGTGCGCGGATACAAGGAGAAGGGCAACATCAACACCCCGCTCGAGCTGGCGATGAACAACCAGATCGACCGCTTCAATCTGGTGATCGATGTGATTGACCGTGTACCGGGGTTAGGGTCACGCGCCGCCCATGTGAAAGAGCAGATGAAGGAGGCGATCCTCGCCAATCGGCGCTATGCCCATGAGCACGGCATGGATGCCCCCGCCATCACTGATTGGCAATGGACCGCCACCGATCGCAACTGCCAGGAGGCCAACTGATGCACGAGCCCCAACCCCGCCACCTGCAGCTGCCCACCCCGGGTTGCTACGCCGACCCCGACCGCAGCGGCCTCAGCGCCGATGACGTGTTCGACGGCATGGCCGAACACCTCTTCTACACCCTCGGAAAGCTCGCCCCCACCGCCAGTCGCCACGACCTCTACCTGGCCCTGAGCCACGCCGTGCGCGACCGGCTGATGACCCGCTATCTGGCGGGCATCGAAGCGATCAACGCCACCCCCACCCGCGTGGTGGCCTACCTCTCGGCCGAATTCCTGATTGGCCCGCAGCTGGGCAACAACCTGCTGATGCTCGGCATCCAGGAGGCAGCCGAAGAAGCCCTGCGGCGCTTCGGCATCGAACGGCTCGACGAAATCCTCGAAGTGGAAGAGGAGCCCGGCCTGGGCAATGGCGGCCTCGGGCGCCTGGCGGCCTGCTTCATGGAATCGCTGGCCAGCCTCGAGATCCCGGCCACCGGCTACGGCATCCGCTACGAGTTCGGGATCTTCGATCAGCTGATCCGCGATGGCTGGCAGGTGGAGATCACCGATAAATGGCTCAAGGGGGGGTGGCCCTGGGAAATCCCCCACCCGGATCAGGCCTGTTTCGTGGGCTTCGGCGGCCGCACCGAGAGCTACCGCGATGAACGCGGCAACTACCGCGTGCGCTGGATCCCGGAGGAACATGCCATCGGTGTGCCCCACGACGTGCCGGTGCTCGGCTACCGCGTGAACACCTGCGACCGGCTGCGGCTCTGGCGGGCCGATGCCAGCGAGAGCTTCGATTTCTATGCCTTCAACATCGGCGACTACTACGGCGCCGTGGAAGAGAAGGTGGGCAGCGAGACCCTCTCCAAGGTGCTCTATCCCAACGACGGCACCGATGAGGGCCGCCGCCTGCGCCTGAAGCAGCAGCACTTCTTCGTGAGCTGCTCCCTGCAAGACATGCTGCGCAACCTCGACCAGCGGGGCATCCCCGTGCACGAGTTCCCCGATCACTGGGCGGTGCAGCTCAACGACACCCACCCGGCGATCGCGGTGGCCGAACTGATGCGGCTGCTGATCGACGACAAGCACCTGGAGTGGGATCAGGCCTGGGACATCACCAGCCGCTCACTCGCTTACACCAACCACACCCTGTTGCCGGAAGCCCTGGAGAAATGGGGCCTGCCGTTGTTCGGCTCGTTGCTGCCCCGCCACCTGGAGCTGATCTACGAGATCAACCGCCGCTTCCTGCAAACCGTGCGCCTGAAGTATCCGGGCAACGAAGCACTGCTGCGCAAGGTGTCGATCATTGATGAGGAGGGCAGCAAGGCCGTGCGAATGGCCAACCTGGCCACGGTGGCCTCCCACCACGTGAACGGCGTGGCGGCCCTGCACAGCGAACTGGTGCGCACCAAGCTGCTGCCGGAATTCGCGGCGCTCTGGCCCGAGAAATTCACCAATGTGACCAATGGCGTCACCCCCCGCCGTTGGGTAGCCCTGGCGAATCCAGCCCTGCGCCAGCTGCTGGCCGAAACCATCGGCGAGGGCTGGGTTGCCGATCTCGATCAACTGCGCCAGCTGGAGCAATACCAGAACGACAGCAGCTTCCTGGAGCGCTGGGAGCAGACCAAGCTCGCCAGCAAACGCCACCTGGCCAGCTACATCCACCGCCAGAGTGGCCTGCTGGTGGATCCCGCCTCACTGTTTGATGTGCAGGTGAAGCGCATCCACGAATACAAGCGTCAACACCTCAACGCCCTGCAGGTGATCGCCCACTACCTGCGCATCAAAAACGGCCAGGCCGAAGGCATGGCGCCGCGCACGGTGATCTTCGGCGGCAAGGCAGCGCCGGGTTACTACATGGCGAAGCTGATCATCCGCTTCCTCAACGGCATCGCCGAAACGGTGAACGCCGATCCCGACATGGATGGGCGCCTGCGGGTGGTGTTCCTGCCGGATTACAACGTGAAGCTGGGGGAACGGGTGTATCCGGCCTCCGATCTCTCCGAGCAGATCTCCACCGCCGGCCTGGAGGCCTCCGGCACCGGCAACATGAAATTCGCCATGAATGGCGCCCTCACGATCGGCACACTCGATGGCGCCAATGTGGAGATCCGCGAGCAGGTGGGCGCCGACAACTTCTTCCTGTTTGGCATGACCGAAACGGAAGTGACCGCTCTTCACACCGAGGGCTATCGCCCCTGGGAGCTGATCGCCCAACAACCCGAGCTGCGCGAAGTGCTCAAGCTGGTGGAGCAGGGCCACTTCAGCAACGGCGATGGTGATCTATTCCGGCCACTGCTGGAAAACCTCACCGGCCGCGATCCCTTCTTCGTGCTGGCGGATTTTGCGGATTATCTGCGGGTGCAGCAGCAGGTGAGCCAGGCCTGGGCCGATCGCAACGCCTGGAACCGCATGTCGCTACTGAACAGCGCCCGCACCGGCTTCTTCTCCTCAGATCGCTCGATCCGCGACTACGCCGAGCGGATCTGGAAGGCGGAAAGCTTCCCGGTAACGATCACCTGCAACCTCGACGAGTAGAGCCGCAATGCTGCTGGTGCTCAATGTGGGCAGCTCCAGCCTCAAGGCCGCCGTGCTCACCGCCACGGCGGCCAGCGCCTGCGAACACTGGCGCGCCGAAGCGGATCGGCAGGGCCCACTGGCGGAGCAACTCAGCCAGTGGCTGGCGCCCCAGCTGGAACCCTGGCGGCCCCAGCTCCAGGCAGCCGGCCATCGGGTGGTGCATGGCGGTGAGGCGTTCACCGCCACCACCCGGGTGACGCCCGCGGTGTTGGAGCAGCTGGATGCGATCTCGGCCCTTGCCCCACTGCACAATCCGCCGGCCCTGGAGGCGATCCGCTGGCTGCAGGCCTGGCAGCCACAACTCCCCCAGTGGGCCTGTTTCGACACGGCCTTCCACGCCAGCCTGCCCCCAGAAGCCAGCACCTACGCCATCCCCACCGCCTGGCGGCAACAGGGCTGCCGCCGCTATGGCTTCCATGGCCTCAATCACCAGCATGTGGCCGAGGCCGTGGCCTGCCCACGATTGATCAGCGCCCATCTCGGGGCGGGCTGCTCCCTGGCCGCCGTGCGCGATGGCCGCAGCATCGACACCACCATGGGCTTCACCCCGCTGGAGGGGCTGGTGATGGCCAGCCGCAGCGGCAGTGTCGACCCTGGCTTGCTGCTGCATCTGCAACGCCAGGGCCTGAGCCTGGAGGACCTGGATCAAGGGCTGAATCGCCAGAGCGGCCTGCTGGGGCTATCGGAGCTGAGCGGTGATTGGCGCCAGCTGCGCTCAGCCGCAGGGGCGGGTCATCACGGCGCTCGGCTCGCACTCGCGGTGTTCCTGCACCGGTTGCGGCGCGAGATCGGAGCGATGGCCGCCAGCCTGGGGGGCGTGGATCAGATCGCCCTGAGCGGCGGCATCGGCGCCCACGACGATCAACTCCTCGAAGAGCTCAAAGCCACCCTGAGCTGGCTGGGTCCCGTGGGCTGGCTGCGCGTACCCGCCGATGAAGAGGGCATGATCGCCCGACTGATCAGCCGGGCAGATCCGGTGTTTGGTGCAGGAGGCGGTTGAGCCGCAGCCGATCGGCATTGAGTGGATCGGGAGCCAGCTCACCCGCCAGCTCACGGAAGGTTTGCTCCACGGCTTCGGGCACGCGCACATCAAAGATGCGCTCCATCAGGGCCTCGATCGAAAACAGATGGGCGTTGATGTTTTCGAGGTCGGCGATGGCCTGTTGCATCGCGTCTTGCTCAGCGGGCTCGGCGGGGCCACCAGCAGCGGCGGCAGGGGCCACGGCGTTCTCCGCGTCGCCATGGGTTTTCTGCAGTTCTTCGAGGGCGCGACCGGCCAGGGTGCGAAATGACTGCAACGCAGCCCAGCTGAGCTCCTGCTGCTGCCGCAGGGTGGGGTTCTCCCGGATCAGACGGTCGTGCTCCCGGTAGAAGCGCTGGCAGTCAGGGCATTGGCAGGGCTCTTCCGGCACCGCAGTCCCCTTGGCGTTTCACTGCCCATCATGGCATCAAGCAGCGCGGTAATCCTCGCAGGCGCCATCAGGATCATCGCTGGCACCAGGGATGGGGATTTCAATCGAACTCACCACCTGAATCACATCCCGCAGGCGCATGGAGTCGGCAAACCAGGCCATGGCCTGATCGGTATCGCCATCGGCCACTGCCTCATTGGCGCTGTCTTCATGGGCCTCCGCCAGCAGGGCCAACCAGCACAGGCAACGGGCCTGAATCACCGAAAGATCCAGCCCATCGGGCAGGTTTTCAACGATCTGCTCGCTTTCCTGTTGCACCAACAGCCTCAGCCGGAGATCATGCAGCTGTGCCATGGGCTCGTGGCGACTGCGGCCACGCTAGCGGCAGCGGCCTGATTCGCCATCCCGCTACCCGTAGTGCTGGATACCGAGTGGAGGATCCGGGCTACGGGGCTGGCGGGACTCGAACCCACGACCTACGGTTTAGGAAACCGTCGCTCTATCCGGCTGAGCTACAGCCCCATGCGGACAAGCCCGCATCGGCATTATGGGTGCTGAAAGCAGGCGAGGTGATCGCGACCGGCGCCCGCGTCGGTTGAGGAAAGTCCGGGCTCCCCAATGGCCAGGCTTGCTGGGTAACGCCCAGTGCGGGTGACCGTGAGGAGAGTGCCACAGAAACACACCGCCGATGGCGGGGGCTCGCCCCCGATCAGGCAAGGGTGCAAAGGTGCGGTAAGAGCGCACCAGCAGCATCGAGAGGTGCTGGCTCGGTAAACCCCGGCTAGGAGCAAGGCCCAGGGACAACGGTTGGCCATGACACCCGTCCCGCTTCAAGCGCGCCGCTCGAGGCCACCGGTAACGGTGGTCCCAGACAGATGATCACCCCCGGAGCGCTTCGGCACTTCGGAGAACAGAACCCGGCTTACGTCCTGCTTTCACCCCTTCAGCAGCACTTCCATTCGCGCCCAGAACCGATGCCGATGCCTTCCTCGGTGCACCCATCTAGGCGGCCGTTTGTCATCCTTTCGGTTCTCTACACCGCGGTGCTGTTCAGCTCCACCGCCTGGCAGCACTACCTCCTGGGGTCCCAGGTGTGGGATCTAGGAATCTTCGAGCAGTTCAACTGGCTGATCGCCAACGGTGGCCTTAACCAGATCAGCAGCCTGCGCAACATCACCCCCCTGCAGGACCACTTCTCCCTGCTGCTGCTCCCGATCGCGCTGGTCTACAAGCTCTCGCCCAACGCCTACACGCTGCTGGGGCTGCAATCGCTCGCCATTGGCTGCATGCCCGCATTGGCGGCAGATCTCTGCCTGCGCAAAGGGGTGAATCGGGGCCTCACCTGGGCCCTGGCGCTCGCCATCGTGCTCTCCCCCTACGGCTTCCTGGTGAATCGCGGTGACTTCCACTCCGATGTGCTCACCCTGCCGCTGATGCTGGTGGCGATCCGCGAGGCAGATCAACCCAGGCGCTGGCTCTACTACCCCTGCCTGCTGCTCACCCTGTTCGCTAAGAACGCCCAGGCGCTGTTCGGCATCGGGCTCGGTCTCTACGCCCTCGCCAAAGGACAACGCAACCGAGCCGCCATTACCCTGGCGCTCTCGCTGGGGTGGTGGTTCCTGGCCACGGAGATGTCATCAGCGGGTGGCGATCACGTGGGCATCCGCCTGGCCTATCTAGGCGACAGCAAGCTGGAGATCCTCACCACCCTGCTCACCAGGCCCTGGGTGGTGTTGCACGAGTCTTCACCGGATTCGATCCTGCTCTACAGCCTCGGGCTGACACTGCCTTTCCTGGCGCTGCTGGGGCGCGCTTCCTGGAGGGCACTGTTGGGGTGTTCGCCGATCTATCTCACCAACATCATTTCGGCCTCAAGCATCCAGCGGGAACTCAACCACCACTACTCAATTGGCATCCTTGCCTTTCTGATCGGCGCCTGCATCGATGCCCTGGCCCAGAGCAACCAGGCGTCGCTGCTGCGTAGAAAACGCGTGCTGTTCGCCACCATGCTGTTGGGTGTCGCCGCCTTCCTGGGCTATGGCCGTGTGTCGTATTTCAGCAGCCGCTACCTGCCGCGTTTGCAGGAGGCACGCGATTTCCAACAGGCCAAACAGCAGATCGGGCCCAACGACTCCGTGCTCACCATCGCCAACTACGCCGCCCACATGGCGGGCCGCTCCCGCATCGAGCAAATAGAGAAACCCGGCTACGGCGCCGTCAGCCAGTACGACTGGATCGTGCTGCCCGCTCCAGAGATCCCGATCAACATCGGCGGCAAGCTGCGGCCGGTACGGCGATCCAAAATCGGGGGAACCGTGGCTCAGATCCGCCGCCAAGCAGAAGCCGCTGGCATGAACTGCCGAGCTGCCAATCCGTCGATCGTGCTCTGCTCCAAGGGCTGAACCGCCATGCCCCACGCCCTCCCCGAAGCCCGCGTCTGCCAGTTGCAGCAGCTGCTCACGCGTTTGGGGCTCGAAGCCGATGCCGCCCCCTTCCAGCACGCCGATGGAGCGGGCCTAGCAGCCCTGGATGAAGCGTTAACGCACACCTCAGCGGGCCTGGCACGCAACCACGAACAGCTGGAATTCCTGGGGGATGCAGTGCTGCGCCTGGCCGCCAGCGAATACATCGAACGCCACCACGCCGCTCTGGCGGTGGGGGAGCGCTCGGCGCTGCGCTCCCATCTGGTGAGTGATCGCTGGCTGGCAGAGGTGGGGCAGAGCGCTGGCATCAGCGAGGCTCTGCGCATCGGCAGCAAGGCCGGCGGTGACACCACCGCAGCAGCCACCTTGCGAGCCGAGGCCACCGAAGCGCTGATTGGCGCGCTGTACAAGGCCTGCGGTTCCCTGGAGCCAATTCACCGCTGGCTTACACCCATCTGGGAGCGCACCAGCCAGGCGGTGCTGAGCGATCCCCATCGAGGCAACAGCAAATCAGCCCTCCAGGAGTGGAGCCAGGCCAAGGGCCTGGGGTTGCCGAGATACCACACGGAAGAGCGCAGCCAAAGCCATGGTGATCCAGAACGCTTCCAATGCCGCGTGAACCTTGATGGCTGGGTGTCAGCGGAAGGAAGGGGTCGGTCGAGGCGAGAGGCCGAG contains these protein-coding regions:
- a CDS encoding phosphoketolase, which encodes MTLSPANTAAAISNEQLERIDAWWRAANYLAVGMIYLQDNPLLSEPLRPEHIKNRLLGHWGSSPGQAFIWAHANRLIREHNLDMIYLSGPGHGAPGVLGPTYLDGSYSEIYPDKSQDATGLQRFFKQFSFPGHIGSHCTPETPGSIHEGGELGYVLSHACGAVFDNPDLIALACVGDGEAETGPLATSWHINKFLNPISDGAVLPVLHLNGYKIANPTLLARIPREELASLLRGYGWEPLFVEGSEPMAMHAAMASAMDHAIGRIQAIQTEARRSGEAQRPHWPMLVLRSPKGWTGPAALGDKKLEGFWRAHQVPLPNPRHDSAQLQQLEGWLKSYRPWELFDEEGRLKPELQALSPQGNRRMGSNPHANGGLLRRKLQLPAIANYAVAVPKPGSVQHENTAVLGELLRDAIGLNPDSLRVFGPDETASNRLQAIYEQSKKVWMEDFLPEDLNGSELSRSGRVVEMLSEHTLVGMMEGYLLTGRYGFFHTYEAFAHVIASMFNQHAKWLESCLHHAPWRAPIAPWTCLISSTVWRQDHNGFTHQDPGFIDLAGNKSGDVVRVYLPADANALLAVAEEALVEPNVCNIIVSDKQKHLQYLTLEQARAHVAKGIGLWSWASNDHNGHEPDEPDVVMACAGDIPTKETLAAVQILRREIPSLKVRVLNVVKLFALTQPSEHPHGLSDRDFDTLFTTDRPVIFNFHGYPWLIHRLTYRRTNHGNFHVRGYKEKGNINTPLELAMNNQIDRFNLVIDVIDRVPGLGSRAAHVKEQMKEAILANRRYAHEHGMDAPAITDWQWTATDRNCQEAN
- a CDS encoding glycogen/starch/alpha-glucan phosphorylase, which codes for MHEPQPRHLQLPTPGCYADPDRSGLSADDVFDGMAEHLFYTLGKLAPTASRHDLYLALSHAVRDRLMTRYLAGIEAINATPTRVVAYLSAEFLIGPQLGNNLLMLGIQEAAEEALRRFGIERLDEILEVEEEPGLGNGGLGRLAACFMESLASLEIPATGYGIRYEFGIFDQLIRDGWQVEITDKWLKGGWPWEIPHPDQACFVGFGGRTESYRDERGNYRVRWIPEEHAIGVPHDVPVLGYRVNTCDRLRLWRADASESFDFYAFNIGDYYGAVEEKVGSETLSKVLYPNDGTDEGRRLRLKQQHFFVSCSLQDMLRNLDQRGIPVHEFPDHWAVQLNDTHPAIAVAELMRLLIDDKHLEWDQAWDITSRSLAYTNHTLLPEALEKWGLPLFGSLLPRHLELIYEINRRFLQTVRLKYPGNEALLRKVSIIDEEGSKAVRMANLATVASHHVNGVAALHSELVRTKLLPEFAALWPEKFTNVTNGVTPRRWVALANPALRQLLAETIGEGWVADLDQLRQLEQYQNDSSFLERWEQTKLASKRHLASYIHRQSGLLVDPASLFDVQVKRIHEYKRQHLNALQVIAHYLRIKNGQAEGMAPRTVIFGGKAAPGYYMAKLIIRFLNGIAETVNADPDMDGRLRVVFLPDYNVKLGERVYPASDLSEQISTAGLEASGTGNMKFAMNGALTIGTLDGANVEIREQVGADNFFLFGMTETEVTALHTEGYRPWELIAQQPELREVLKLVEQGHFSNGDGDLFRPLLENLTGRDPFFVLADFADYLRVQQQVSQAWADRNAWNRMSLLNSARTGFFSSDRSIRDYAERIWKAESFPVTITCNLDE
- the rnc gene encoding ribonuclease III, giving the protein MPHALPEARVCQLQQLLTRLGLEADAAPFQHADGAGLAALDEALTHTSAGLARNHEQLEFLGDAVLRLAASEYIERHHAALAVGERSALRSHLVSDRWLAEVGQSAGISEALRIGSKAGGDTTAAATLRAEATEALIGALYKACGSLEPIHRWLTPIWERTSQAVLSDPHRGNSKSALQEWSQAKGLGLPRYHTEERSQSHGDPERFQCRVNLDGWVSAEGRGRSRREAEQQAARAALQALKPARGS
- a CDS encoding DUF2079 domain-containing protein, with the translated sequence MPMPSSVHPSRRPFVILSVLYTAVLFSSTAWQHYLLGSQVWDLGIFEQFNWLIANGGLNQISSLRNITPLQDHFSLLLLPIALVYKLSPNAYTLLGLQSLAIGCMPALAADLCLRKGVNRGLTWALALAIVLSPYGFLVNRGDFHSDVLTLPLMLVAIREADQPRRWLYYPCLLLTLFAKNAQALFGIGLGLYALAKGQRNRAAITLALSLGWWFLATEMSSAGGDHVGIRLAYLGDSKLEILTTLLTRPWVVLHESSPDSILLYSLGLTLPFLALLGRASWRALLGCSPIYLTNIISASSIQRELNHHYSIGILAFLIGACIDALAQSNQASLLRRKRVLFATMLLGVAAFLGYGRVSYFSSRYLPRLQEARDFQQAKQQIGPNDSVLTIANYAAHMAGRSRIEQIEKPGYGAVSQYDWIVLPAPEIPINIGGKLRPVRRSKIGGTVAQIRRQAEAAGMNCRAANPSIVLCSKG
- a CDS encoding cation:proton antiporter, which produces MPEIGAHQLEVAETLIGVGRFLVIFVAARLLAELLVRWQLPTILGELVAGVIIGASGLHLIVPPETQAAVSQGLLQLVGSLADVPPDVVTHLYAETFPSLQTVATLGLFALLFLTGLESDLDELVAVGTQATTVAVAGVVLPFALGTAGLMGLFHVEVIPAVFAGASMTATSIGITASVFGELKMLRSREGQIVIGAAVLDDILGIVILAVVVSLAGGGSLEVGPILKLVAAAVVFVVAAIGLSRTAAPGFDWVIDRLKAPGDVVVASFVVLTLCCFAATAIGLEAALGAFAAGLILSKSNHSHAIEAAVKPVVALFATIFFVLIGTGMDLSVLNPLDPANRPGLVVAAFLLVVAIAGKVVAGWCFLSNQPTQRLVVGLGMMPRGEVGLIFLGLGTQAKLLSPALEAAILLMVIGTTFLAPVLLRLVLAGKSDGPDLDPLAEIPT
- a CDS encoding acetate/propionate family kinase encodes the protein MLLVLNVGSSSLKAAVLTATAASACEHWRAEADRQGPLAEQLSQWLAPQLEPWRPQLQAAGHRVVHGGEAFTATTRVTPAVLEQLDAISALAPLHNPPALEAIRWLQAWQPQLPQWACFDTAFHASLPPEASTYAIPTAWRQQGCRRYGFHGLNHQHVAEAVACPRLISAHLGAGCSLAAVRDGRSIDTTMGFTPLEGLVMASRSGSVDPGLLLHLQRQGLSLEDLDQGLNRQSGLLGLSELSGDWRQLRSAAGAGHHGARLALAVFLHRLRREIGAMAASLGGVDQIALSGGIGAHDDQLLEELKATLSWLGPVGWLRVPADEEGMIARLISRADPVFGAGGG
- a CDS encoding isoprenylcysteine carboxylmethyltransferase family protein produces the protein MDPTSTPSPKSPLKGWQFSWGGWFDNRHGEWWLLAQMLLIAAHLLPPWPAPGSWGYAWPLPVALAGALLFVVGLLLAAQAFWRLGSSLTPLPDPKPGAALITSGAYGRCRHPLYQAVLLCSLGVVLALGSLLHLALLFGLCAVLGGKARREERMLLVVHPEYVAYRASTPAIIPGLPWLDWRC